Proteins encoded in a region of the Dreissena polymorpha isolate Duluth1 chromosome 6, UMN_Dpol_1.0, whole genome shotgun sequence genome:
- the LOC127833326 gene encoding reelin-like: MKSCVLDLSAAEFVQFNFLYGCGSSPDDIDESVLIGYSINGVDWNTFGTLHYLNYRSPSYVTMKLPDEARTNGTSIGFYQFKHSGANEDDWLIDDLRIGGQIVNPDVMMSDFSGGINPAEWNTLDNMQSGKYCEGKNFSLGTIADRESATMTTQDLDISEGHMLQFWYNIGCMRSWNTSVAPMHLQYSTDRGMAWAYVTPQRLSNDPTCPGGASMASVYYGDPMGTWQRITIPLKGMPVSRATRFRWQQRPVYNTEAVTNFGLTDVYIGPACHDLCGGHGNCRQEGQLTCTCDPGHHGDNCYPWNAKHQSELKVIFDTASIDKSKWELIQGGAAQNACIPLVEKTALVQNGPGLRQVVTRDLDLRDAKFVQYMASIGGAGNGTGCFKPFSHDQSVVLQFSTDGGIHWHTLHILDYTGYSDPRHTYIRLPQTARTPSTRVRWWQPLSQDPSREQPSWALDNVYIGGHEINPAQIQIHFNESVILNDQPWEFNVQGHIAEEMCKKEGSAIVWEEGTGQRHFTTKQAIVQHNYILQFKIVVGCNKAFNVCDSHPPVRLMFNKNPLMDTWHEVVPTCLPDVNLRMDCSPNMYHVASEYTVDKNPVWSRVTVGLPEKTFSSTTRFRWLQDTGNQSALGWALDDIYIGESCPVMCHGRGDCKGGTCHCDEGYTGVSCMPLKKQPSRIFDSFEDGIYATRWEWVSGGGIGFGSGALLPYAHGKTLYFNGCGQREARTVEMDITRPSKIMFVLQIGCCAQTPECNVKMEDASQYRGVLLQYSKNKGSEWRLLARHDPADHLTPKPMAYDLPYQAQLEGVQFRWWQPVHGGEGKDQWALNHVEAVPSRVNMKFYRRRRGIGYM, encoded by the exons ATGAAGTCATGTGTACTGGATTTGTCTGCTGCTGAGTTTGTCCAGTTCAACTTCCTGTACGGGTGTGGCTCGAGCCCAGATGATATTGACGAGAGCGTTCTGATTGGTTATTCCATTAATGGAGTTGACTGGAACACGTTTGGCACGTTGCATTACCTAAACTACAGATCCCCTTC tTATGTAACTATGAAGCTTCCTGACGAAGCCAGGACCAATGGGACGTCTATCGGCTTCTATCAGTTCAAGCACAGCGGAGCCAATGAAGATGATTGGTTGATAGATGACCTTAGAATTGGAGGTCAAATTGTCAACCCAGATGTCATGATGAGTGACTTCTCAGGAGGAATTAACCCTGCAGAATGGAACACTTTAGATAATATGCAGAGTGGCAAATATTGTGAAGGCAAAAACTTTTCATTGGGAACGATAGCAGACAGGGAAAGTGCAACCATGACAACACAAGACCTTGACATAAGTGAAGGTCACATGCTGCAGTTCTGGTACAATATAGGTTGCATGCGCAGCTGGAATACATCAGTGGCCCCCATGCATTTGCAATACTCAACGGACCGTGGTATGGCGTGGGCGTACGTGACCCCTCAGCGCCTCTCCAATGACCCCACATGCCCGGGCGGTGCCTCAATGGCCAGCGTTTACTATGGAGATCCCATGGGCACATGGCAGCGAATCACTATACCGCTGAAAGGGATGCCAGTCTCAAG GGCCACAAGGTTCCGCTGGCAGCAGCGTCCTGTATACAATACTGAGGCAGTCACAAACTTTGGTCTTACTGATGTGTATATTGGTCCAGCGTGTCATGACCTCTGTGGTGGGCATGGCAACTGTCGTCAGGAAGGTCAGCTGACCTGCACATGTGACCCGGGTCACCATGGCGACAACTGTTACCCATGGAATGCTAAACATCAG tCTGAGCTAAAGGTTATCTTTGACACAGCCAGTATAGACAAATCCAAGTGGGAGTTGATTCAAGGTGGCGCTGCTCAGAATGCTTGCATTCCATTGGTGGAAAAGACTGCATTGGTACAGAATGGGCCGGGACTGAGGCAGGTTGTcacccgtgaccttgaccttagagatgcAAA GTTTGTTCAGTACATGGCAAGTATTGGTGGTGCTGGTAATGGTACAGGCTGCTTCAAGCCCTTCAGTCATGATCAGAGCGTAGTCCTCCAGTTTTCCACTGACGGGGGCATACACTGGCACACCCTCCACAtactggactacacaggctactcgGACCCTCGACACACCTACATCCGGCTCCCACAGACCGCCCGTACGCCGAGTACCAGGGTTCGCTGGTGGCAGCCGTTGTCTCAGGACCCTAGCAGGGAGCAGCCATCTTGGGCCCTTGATAACGTGTACATTG GGGGACATGAGATCAACCCAGCCCAGATTCAGATACATTTTAATGAGTCTGTCATACTGAATGATCAGCCCTGGGAGTTCAACGTTCAAGGTCACATTGCAGAGGAAATGTGCAAAAAGGAGGGAAGTGCTATTGTGTGGGAGGAAGGGACAGGACAGAGGCACTTCACCACTAAGCAGGCTATTGTTCAACATAACTATATCCTGCAGTTTAAG ATTGTAGTTGGTTGCAACAAAGCATTCAACGTGTGTGATAGCCACCCTCCAGTCAGACTCATGTTTAACAAGAACCCCCTGATGGACACATGGCACGAGGTGGTACCCACGTGTCTGCCGGACGTGAATCTGAGAATGGACTGTAGCCCCAACATGTACCATGTTGCCAGTGAATACACGGTGGACAAAAACCCTGTGTGGTCTCGTGTCACTGTCGGCTTACCAGAGAAAACTTTCTCCAG TACAACGAGGTTCCGTTGGCTCCAGGATACAGGGAACCAGTCTGCTCTGGGCTGGGCCCTGGACGATATCTACATCGGGGAGAGCTGCCCTGTCATGTGTCATGGGCGGGGGGACTGCAAGGGGGGAACCTGCCACTGTGATGAGGGATACACTG GTGTGTCATGTATGCCATTGAAGAAGCAGCCAAGCCGCATCTTTGATTCATTTGAAGATGGGATCTATGCAACACGCTGGGAGTGGGTGTCAGGTGGAGGTATTGGGTTTGGAAGTGGCGCCCTGTTACCATATGCCCATGGCAAGACCCTGTACTTTAATGGGTGTGGTCAGAGGGAGGCACGCACTGTGGAAATGGACATTACTAGACCAAG CAAAATAATGTTTGTGCTACAAATAGGATGTTGTGCACAAACACCTGAGTGCAATGTTAAAATGGAAGATGCCTCACAGTACAGGGGTGTTTTGCTGCAGTATTCAAAAAATAAG GGCTCAGAGTGGAGACTGCTGGCTAGGCATGATCCTGCGGATCATTTGACCCCCAAGCCTATGGCATATGACCTTCCGTATCAGGCTCAGCTGGAGGGTGTTCAGTTCCGCTGGTGGCAGCCAGTCCATGGTGGGGAGGGGAAGGATCAATGGGCTCTGAATCATGTGGAAGCTGTGCC GAGCCGAGTGAATATGAAATTTTACAGAAGAAGGAGAGGAATTGGTTATATGTAA